AGGTCATAGTCTTCAGTATTACGGCACTCGGAGTGACGACGCTCTTCAGCTCGCTTCCAAGGAGTGATGAAGGGAGCCAACAGGTCTTCGGTTCAGTGACAGTTTATAGCGGAGGACTGGCTGCGCTTTCAATAACGCTCTTTCTTTATTTGGTGCTGGAAGGACATATCAGTCCTGGTGGAGGCTTCGTGGGAGGAGTCGTTCTCGCCACCGGGATAGTTACCTATGGATTGACATCGAACTTCGCAAAAGCCAACTCTCACTACGATAGGTTCAAAATCAAGATGCTGGAAAACGCAAGCTTGATAATAATCTTCTCTTTGGTCTCTTTCATCATTCTCTTTCCGGAAATGCACGCAAGATTGCTCGCAGGAGGCGAGTTCGGAGAGGTGCTTAGCGGCGGGTTGATTCCGGTTCTGAATATTCTTATCGGCATAAAAGTCTATGCCGGAGCATGGAAGATGTCGAGCGAATTTATAAACAGACGGGGTACACTATGACTGGAAACGTTATCTTTTATATGTCTGTGGCCGGCATGCTCGTGGGAACGATAGGCATGCTCCTTTCCAGAAACATCATAAAGAAGATCCTCTCTCTGGGAATCGTGGAAACATCTATAAATACACTCTACGCCGGTATCAGTTCAAGAAGGAGTATAATAGCGCCGATCGTAAATGGCGATTTCTCTATCGCTTACGCCGATCCGATCCCGCAAGCCGTCATAATAACCGGCATTGTAATATCCTTCGCCCTTCTCTGTCTA
This portion of the Mesotoga infera genome encodes:
- a CDS encoding MnhB domain-containing protein, which produces MKVVKILGIIAASMIFLVVVLQAKIDLVFPEGLEVIIGRTNIPNAVTAVYLETRLYDTIFEVIVFSITALGVTTLFSSLPRSDEGSQQVFGSVTVYSGGLAALSITLFLYLVLEGHISPGGGFVGGVVLATGIVTYGLTSNFAKANSHYDRFKIKMLENASLIIIFSLVSFIILFPEMHARLLAGGEFGEVLSGGLIPVLNILIGIKVYAGAWKMSSEFINRRGTL
- a CDS encoding sodium:proton antiporter is translated as MTGNVIFYMSVAGMLVGTIGMLLSRNIIKKILSLGIVETSINTLYAGISSRRSIIAPIVNGDFSIAYADPIPQAVIITGIVISFALLCLSLVFAIIIYNKYHTMDIGTIESNFEREKE